A DNA window from Ctenopharyngodon idella isolate HZGC_01 chromosome 10, HZGC01, whole genome shotgun sequence contains the following coding sequences:
- the arhgef3 gene encoding rho guanine nucleotide exchange factor 3 isoform X4: MMGCCLFIHQKKKRKQRKRDVDSLSLCSLDINEPSTKRVKPLSRVTSLASLIPPVKAAPLKRIGQTLQRSISFRSDCRPEIMAPRPWGRQIPPAITKRRDSKLWSETFDLGLGHMLSSKEIKRQEAIFELSQGEQDLIEDLKLAKKAYHDPMLKLSIMMEHELNQIFGTLDSLIPLHEDLLSRLREARKPDGLTDNVGHILVDWLPCLETYNSYCSNQVAAKALLDHKKQDHRVHDFLQRCLESPFSRKLDLWNFLDIPRSRLVKYPLLLREILKHTANDHPDRQHLDEAINMIQSIVADINTQTGESECRYYKERLLYLESGQKDILIDSSRILSCHGELKNNRGAKLHVFLFQDVLVITRAITQNEQLWYQLYRQPIPVKDLEWEDLQDGEMRLGGSIRGAFSNHERTKNFFRVVFRSGGQLQSHSFQASDAFNKQQWLNCIRQAKEAVVSAESEPARESQVDRVRQCAPPRDCLDCSMMDTTEASLDLSTECPQT, from the exons GAGCCCAGCACCAAGCGGGTGAAGCCTCTGTCTCGAGTGACGTCGCTGGCGAGTCTCATCCCTCCAGTTAAAGCTGCTCCACTCAAACGCATCGGACAGACACTGCAG CGTTCCATCAGTTTCCGCAGTGACTGCAGACCAGAGATCATGGCACCTCGGCCGTGGGGCCGGCAGATCCCGCCAGCCATCACCAAACGCCGCGACAGCAAGCTGTGGAGCGAGACATTTGATTTAGGCCTGGGTCATATGCTGTCCTCCAAAGAGATCAAGAGACAAGAG GCCATCTTTGAGCTGTCTCAGGGAGAACAGGACCTGATTGAGGACTTGAAGCTGGCCAAGAAG GCGTATCATGACCCCATGCTGAAGCTGTCGATTATGATGGAACATGAGCTCAATCAAATCTTCGGCACTCTGGACTCCCTCATTCCACTGCATGAAG ATTTGCTGAGTCGACTGCGAGAGGCCAGGAAGCCGGATGGCTTGACCGATAATGTGGGCCATATTCTAGTAGACTGG CTGCCTTGTCTTGAAACCTACAACAGCTACTGCAGTAACCAGGTAGCAGCCAAAGCATTGCTGGACCATAAGAAACAGGACCATCGGGTGCATGACTTCCTCCAGCGCTGCCTGGAATCACCCTTCAGCCGCAAACTGGACCTCTGGAACTTTCTGGACATCCCACGCAGTCGACTGGTCAAATACCCACTGCTGCTCCGAGAGATCCTCAAACACACAGCCAATGACCACCCCGACCGGCAACACCTGGATGAAGCT ATTAACATGATCCAGAGCATCGTGGCTGATATTAACACACAGACGGGCGAGTCGGAGTGCCGTTACTACAAGGAACGCTTGCTGTATCTGGAAAGTGGCCAGAAAGATATATTGATCGACAGCTCGCGGATCCTCAGCTGCCACGGAGAACTCAAGAACAACAGAGGAGCT AAGCTGCATGTGTTCCTGTTTCAGGACGTGTTGGTCATCACACGGGCCATTACCCAGAATGAGCAGCTGTGGTATCAGCTTTACCGGCAGCCGATCCCTGTGAAAGACCTGGAGTGGGAAGACCTGCAGGACGGAGAGATGCGTCTGGGAGGCTCTATCAGAGGAGCCTTCAGCAACCATGAACGGA CCAAGAACTTTTTCCGAGTGGTGTTTCGTAGTGGAGGACAACTGCAGTCGCACTCCTTCCAGGCCAGCGATGCCTTCAACAAACAGCAGTGGCTCAACTGCATTCGACAGGCCAAAGAAGCTGTGGTATCTGCAGAATCTGAACCTGCCCGCGAGTCGCAAGTGGACAGAGTGAGGCAATGCGCACCACCTAGAGACTGTTTGGACTGCAGCATGATGGACACCACTGAGGCTAGCCTGGATCTGAGCACTGAATGCCCACAGACGTAA
- the arhgef3 gene encoding rho guanine nucleotide exchange factor 3 isoform X5, with the protein MMGCCLFIHQKKRKQRKRDVDSLSLCSLDINEPSTKRVKPLSRVTSLASLIPPVKAAPLKRIGQTLQRSISFRSDCRPEIMAPRPWGRQIPPAITKRRDSKLWSETFDLGLGHMLSSKEIKRQEAIFELSQGEQDLIEDLKLAKKAYHDPMLKLSIMMEHELNQIFGTLDSLIPLHEDLLSRLREARKPDGLTDNVGHILVDWLPCLETYNSYCSNQVAAKALLDHKKQDHRVHDFLQRCLESPFSRKLDLWNFLDIPRSRLVKYPLLLREILKHTANDHPDRQHLDEAINMIQSIVADINTQTGESECRYYKERLLYLESGQKDILIDSSRILSCHGELKNNRGAKLHVFLFQDVLVITRAITQNEQLWYQLYRQPIPVKDLEWEDLQDGEMRLGGSIRGAFSNHERTKNFFRVVFRSGGQLQSHSFQASDAFNKQQWLNCIRQAKEAVVSAESEPARESQVDRVRQCAPPRDCLDCSMMDTTEASLDLSTECPQT; encoded by the exons GAGCCCAGCACCAAGCGGGTGAAGCCTCTGTCTCGAGTGACGTCGCTGGCGAGTCTCATCCCTCCAGTTAAAGCTGCTCCACTCAAACGCATCGGACAGACACTGCAG CGTTCCATCAGTTTCCGCAGTGACTGCAGACCAGAGATCATGGCACCTCGGCCGTGGGGCCGGCAGATCCCGCCAGCCATCACCAAACGCCGCGACAGCAAGCTGTGGAGCGAGACATTTGATTTAGGCCTGGGTCATATGCTGTCCTCCAAAGAGATCAAGAGACAAGAG GCCATCTTTGAGCTGTCTCAGGGAGAACAGGACCTGATTGAGGACTTGAAGCTGGCCAAGAAG GCGTATCATGACCCCATGCTGAAGCTGTCGATTATGATGGAACATGAGCTCAATCAAATCTTCGGCACTCTGGACTCCCTCATTCCACTGCATGAAG ATTTGCTGAGTCGACTGCGAGAGGCCAGGAAGCCGGATGGCTTGACCGATAATGTGGGCCATATTCTAGTAGACTGG CTGCCTTGTCTTGAAACCTACAACAGCTACTGCAGTAACCAGGTAGCAGCCAAAGCATTGCTGGACCATAAGAAACAGGACCATCGGGTGCATGACTTCCTCCAGCGCTGCCTGGAATCACCCTTCAGCCGCAAACTGGACCTCTGGAACTTTCTGGACATCCCACGCAGTCGACTGGTCAAATACCCACTGCTGCTCCGAGAGATCCTCAAACACACAGCCAATGACCACCCCGACCGGCAACACCTGGATGAAGCT ATTAACATGATCCAGAGCATCGTGGCTGATATTAACACACAGACGGGCGAGTCGGAGTGCCGTTACTACAAGGAACGCTTGCTGTATCTGGAAAGTGGCCAGAAAGATATATTGATCGACAGCTCGCGGATCCTCAGCTGCCACGGAGAACTCAAGAACAACAGAGGAGCT AAGCTGCATGTGTTCCTGTTTCAGGACGTGTTGGTCATCACACGGGCCATTACCCAGAATGAGCAGCTGTGGTATCAGCTTTACCGGCAGCCGATCCCTGTGAAAGACCTGGAGTGGGAAGACCTGCAGGACGGAGAGATGCGTCTGGGAGGCTCTATCAGAGGAGCCTTCAGCAACCATGAACGGA CCAAGAACTTTTTCCGAGTGGTGTTTCGTAGTGGAGGACAACTGCAGTCGCACTCCTTCCAGGCCAGCGATGCCTTCAACAAACAGCAGTGGCTCAACTGCATTCGACAGGCCAAAGAAGCTGTGGTATCTGCAGAATCTGAACCTGCCCGCGAGTCGCAAGTGGACAGAGTGAGGCAATGCGCACCACCTAGAGACTGTTTGGACTGCAGCATGATGGACACCACTGAGGCTAGCCTGGATCTGAGCACTGAATGCCCACAGACGTAA
- the arhgef3 gene encoding rho guanine nucleotide exchange factor 3 isoform X3: protein MVAKDYPIYLLIKRANCSLDEPSSRGCNAGRELEEPSTKRVKPLSRVTSLASLIPPVKAAPLKRIGQTLQRSISFRSDCRPEIMAPRPWGRQIPPAITKRRDSKLWSETFDLGLGHMLSSKEIKRQEAIFELSQGEQDLIEDLKLAKKAYHDPMLKLSIMMEHELNQIFGTLDSLIPLHEDLLSRLREARKPDGLTDNVGHILVDWLPCLETYNSYCSNQVAAKALLDHKKQDHRVHDFLQRCLESPFSRKLDLWNFLDIPRSRLVKYPLLLREILKHTANDHPDRQHLDEAINMIQSIVADINTQTGESECRYYKERLLYLESGQKDILIDSSRILSCHGELKNNRGAKLHVFLFQDVLVITRAITQNEQLWYQLYRQPIPVKDLEWEDLQDGEMRLGGSIRGAFSNHERTKNFFRVVFRSGGQLQSHSFQASDAFNKQQWLNCIRQAKEAVVSAESEPARESQVDRVRQCAPPRDCLDCSMMDTTEASLDLSTECPQT from the exons GAGCCCAGCACCAAGCGGGTGAAGCCTCTGTCTCGAGTGACGTCGCTGGCGAGTCTCATCCCTCCAGTTAAAGCTGCTCCACTCAAACGCATCGGACAGACACTGCAG CGTTCCATCAGTTTCCGCAGTGACTGCAGACCAGAGATCATGGCACCTCGGCCGTGGGGCCGGCAGATCCCGCCAGCCATCACCAAACGCCGCGACAGCAAGCTGTGGAGCGAGACATTTGATTTAGGCCTGGGTCATATGCTGTCCTCCAAAGAGATCAAGAGACAAGAG GCCATCTTTGAGCTGTCTCAGGGAGAACAGGACCTGATTGAGGACTTGAAGCTGGCCAAGAAG GCGTATCATGACCCCATGCTGAAGCTGTCGATTATGATGGAACATGAGCTCAATCAAATCTTCGGCACTCTGGACTCCCTCATTCCACTGCATGAAG ATTTGCTGAGTCGACTGCGAGAGGCCAGGAAGCCGGATGGCTTGACCGATAATGTGGGCCATATTCTAGTAGACTGG CTGCCTTGTCTTGAAACCTACAACAGCTACTGCAGTAACCAGGTAGCAGCCAAAGCATTGCTGGACCATAAGAAACAGGACCATCGGGTGCATGACTTCCTCCAGCGCTGCCTGGAATCACCCTTCAGCCGCAAACTGGACCTCTGGAACTTTCTGGACATCCCACGCAGTCGACTGGTCAAATACCCACTGCTGCTCCGAGAGATCCTCAAACACACAGCCAATGACCACCCCGACCGGCAACACCTGGATGAAGCT ATTAACATGATCCAGAGCATCGTGGCTGATATTAACACACAGACGGGCGAGTCGGAGTGCCGTTACTACAAGGAACGCTTGCTGTATCTGGAAAGTGGCCAGAAAGATATATTGATCGACAGCTCGCGGATCCTCAGCTGCCACGGAGAACTCAAGAACAACAGAGGAGCT AAGCTGCATGTGTTCCTGTTTCAGGACGTGTTGGTCATCACACGGGCCATTACCCAGAATGAGCAGCTGTGGTATCAGCTTTACCGGCAGCCGATCCCTGTGAAAGACCTGGAGTGGGAAGACCTGCAGGACGGAGAGATGCGTCTGGGAGGCTCTATCAGAGGAGCCTTCAGCAACCATGAACGGA CCAAGAACTTTTTCCGAGTGGTGTTTCGTAGTGGAGGACAACTGCAGTCGCACTCCTTCCAGGCCAGCGATGCCTTCAACAAACAGCAGTGGCTCAACTGCATTCGACAGGCCAAAGAAGCTGTGGTATCTGCAGAATCTGAACCTGCCCGCGAGTCGCAAGTGGACAGAGTGAGGCAATGCGCACCACCTAGAGACTGTTTGGACTGCAGCATGATGGACACCACTGAGGCTAGCCTGGATCTGAGCACTGAATGCCCACAGACGTAA